One region of Salvelinus namaycush isolate Seneca chromosome 3, SaNama_1.0, whole genome shotgun sequence genomic DNA includes:
- the LOC120034391 gene encoding peroxisomal membrane protein PMP34-like codes for MSTREFRFAEVFSYESLVHAMAGAVGSVTAMTVFFPLDTARLRLQVDEKRKARSTPAILSEIVKEEGLLAPYRGWLPVICSLCCSNFVYFYCFHSLRASWLRGHKSTPSRDLLMGTAAGVVNVLMTTPLWVVNTRLKLQGAKFRNADIRPTNYSGIMDAFVQIIEDEGVGALWNGTFPSLLLVLNPAVQFMIYEGLKRQMRSLVHRELLSLEVFLIGAIAKAVATTVTYPLQTVQSILRFGQHAQHTDGSPLLNSLRSVMHLLINRVRKNGMLGLFKGLEAKLLQTVLTAALMFLLYEKIASSTFRVMGVKRPASSH; via the exons ATGAGCACTCGAGAATTTCGATTTGCTGAAGTTTTCTCGTACGAAAGCTTGGTGCATGCAATGGCAGGAGCAGTG GGGAGTGTGACAGCAATGACCGTTTTCTTCCCACTTGACACTGCAAGACTACGGCTGCAAG TGGATGAGAAGAGGAAAGCCAGGTCCACTCCTGCCATTCTGTCAGAGATTGTCAAGGAAGAGGGGTT GCTGGCGCCCTACAGGGGCTGGCTCCCAGTGATCTGCAGTCTCTGCTGCTCCAACTTCGTCTACTTCTACTGCTTCCACAGCCTGAGAGCCAGCTGGCTCCGGGGACACAAGTCAACTCCAAGCAGAGACCTGCTAATGGGCACCgctgcag gtgtaGTGAACGTGCTTATGACCACTCCACTGTGGGTGGTCAACACACGACTCAAGCTTCAGGGGGCAAAGTTCCGCAATGCAGACATCCGTCCCACTAACTACTCAGGCATCATGG atGCCTTTGTGCAGATCATTGAGGACGAAGGGGTGGGGGCCCTGTGGAACGGGACATTCCCCTCTCTCCTGCTGGTGCTCAACCCGGCTGTCCAGTTCATGATCTATGAGGGCTTGAAGAGGCAGATGAGAAGCTTGGTTCACAGAGAG CTGTTGTCTCTTGAGGTCTTTCTGATTGGTGCCATAGCCAAAGCAGTGGCCACCACAGTCACATACCCACTACAGACTGTACAGTCCATCCTGAGG TTCGGTCAACACGCGCAGCACACAGACGGATCACCATTGCTGAACAGCCTGAGAAGTGTGATGCATCTGCTGATCAATAGAGTGAG GAAGAATGGCATGCTGGGCCTGTTCAAAGGCCTGGAAGCTAAACTCCTACAGACTGTCCTGACCGCTGCCCTCATGTTCCTGCTCTACGAGAAGATTGCCAGCAGCACTTTCAGGGTCATGGGAGTGAAGAGGCCTGCGTCCAGCCACTAG